Within the bacterium genome, the region ACGAGAGGAAATCCAGGGGCACCGGAAACACCGTGATCGAGTTCCGATCCGACGTGATCTCGGTCAGCGCCTGCAGATAGCGGAGCTGTAGGGCGACCGGTTCCGTGGCGATCTTCGCCGCCGCCTGCACGAGCTTCTCGGCGGCTTGGAACTCGCCCTCCGCGTTGATGACTTTCGCGCGCCGCTCGCGCTCGACCTCGGCCTGCTTGGCCATCGCCCGCTTCATCCCCTCCGGGAGGGAGACGTCGCGCACCTCGACCAGGGTCACCTTGATCCCCCACGGTTCCGTGCCCTCATCGATCACCTGTTGGAGTTGTTGGTTGATCCGGTCGCGCTGGCTCAGCAGTTCGTCCATCTCGTGCTGGCCGAGGACGCTGCGGAGGGTCGTCTGTGCGAGCAGATACGTTGCCTTGGAGTAGTTTTCCACCTTGACCACGGCGTCCTCGGGATTGACGACGCGGAAGTACAAGACGGCGTCCACCGAGACGGGGACGTTGTCGCGCGTCATCATCTCCTGCCGGGGCACGTCCAGGGTGACCACGCGCAGGTCGATCTTCATCATGCGGTCCACGACCGGAATGAGGATGATCACGCCTGGCCCCTTGGCGCGGAGCAGCCGACCGAGCCGGAAGATCACCCCGCGTTCGTACTCGCGCGCGATCTTCACCGTCGAGCCGATCAGCGCGATCAGCACGATGATGATCGCGACCA harbors:
- a CDS encoding slipin family protein, with amino-acid sequence MVSTFLGPLLVAIIIVLIALIGSTVKIAREYERGVIFRLGRLLRAKGPGVIILIPVVDRMMKIDLRVVTLDVPRQEMMTRDNVPVSVDAVLYFRVVNPEDAVVKVENYSKATYLLAQTTLRSVLGQHEMDELLSQRDRINQQLQQVIDEGTEPWGIKVTLVEVRDVSLPEGMKRAMAKQAEVERERRAKVINAEGEFQAAEKLVQAAAKIATEPVALQLRYLQALTEITSDRNSITVFPVPLDFLSFFQQKIADRGGS